A portion of the Papilio machaon chromosome Z, ilPapMach1.1, whole genome shotgun sequence genome contains these proteins:
- the LOC106720061 gene encoding USP6 N-terminal-like protein isoform X6 — translation MNEEALLSRASEERELIFERYERGRENLVGQIDPWEDPEFEEYHKTDRYGFIHDERLPQKTAPQKVNAEVEREKKWIKMLSQWDSPSTKEKLHRRIYKGIPLSLRMNVWSKLLDINRIKSENIGKYQKMLKLAKAWSTDVRQIDSDVNRQFREHQFYRERYSEKQCSLFNVLCAYSMFNSEVGYCQGMSGLAGVLLMYMDEEDAFWALAVLLTDKRYAMHGLYIEGFPKLTRFLEHHDKILTKFMPKLKQHFDKFGLDAILYSLKWFFVCFVERVPFSLCLRVWDIYLLDGERVITAMAYTILKLHKKTIMKLNDMDLIVNYIQVKLHKDFGYEDDVVIYHLERSMEELKRAKLDYPGQPPPSELPKRSLGMFVEPDKRSKIGQRAENFSEREKQARAAVISRREKAELDLQVLRASQSDTVSEHSEVASGARCDSVSGLGSRRSLADTSVTSTADLSVFSSGRSHAPDNSLDTHSIVSDDGTGSDGSGICGMSIQRAPSTAHSTPRGTPHPPSVSPMSDDVVRIHVTYNPLSASPSHLQPISPSKMKNYNEIHHKPVSLGFYTSNGNNRSTDNRIRIQVPSEELLTPVVDSGRIINQRYIESHTELYDLK, via the exons ATGAATGAGGAAGCACTTTTGTCACGAGCTTCCGAGGAGCGGGAGCTCATCTTCGAGCGATATGAACGGGGACGAGAAAATCTCGTCGGCCAAATAGACCCCTGGGAGGATCCTGAATTCGAAGAATACCATAAAACTGATAG atatgGCTTTATTCATGATGAACGTTTACCCCAAAAAACGGCACCACAAAAAGTTAATGCCGAAGTGGAGAGAGAGAAGAAGTGGATCAAGATGCTCTCTCAATGGGACTCTCCGTCGACAAAGGAAAAATTACACAGAAGGATATATAAAGGCATTCCATTATCTTTACGAATGAATGTATGGAGTAAATTATTGGATATCAATAGAATAAAATCGGAGAATATtggaaaatatcaaaaaatgcttaaattaGCCAAGGCCTGGTCAACAGATGTTAGACAGATTGATTCTGATGTAAATAGACAATTTCGAGAACATCAATTTTACAGAGAAAGATATTCAGAAAAGCAATGCTCTTTATTTAATGTGCTATGTGCATACAGCATGTTTAATTCCGAAGTTGGTTACTGCCAAGGTATGTCAGGGTTGGCTGGagtattattaatgtatatgGATGAAGAAGATGCATTTTGGGCACTTGCAGTTCTCTTAACTGACAAGAGGTATGCCATGCACGGCCTTTACATCGAAGGTTTTCCTAAGTTAACCAGATTTTTGGAACACCATGACAAAATTCTCACAAAATTTATGCCTAAACTGAAACAACATTTTGATAAGTTTGGCTTGGATGCAATACTTTACTCTCTCAAATGGTTCTTTGTATGTTTCGTAGAGCGAGTACCATTTAGCTTATGTTTGAGAGTTTGGGATATTTATCTCCTTGATGGTGAAAGAGTGATAACTGCAATGGCTTATACAATATTGAAACTGCATAAAAAGACAATAATGAAGTTAAATGATATggatttaattgttaattatattcaa GTGAAGTTGCACAAAGATTTTGGCTATGAAGATGATGTTGTGATATACCACTTGGAGCGATCTATGGAAGAATTAAAGCGGGCTAAGCTAGATTATCCAGGACAGCCGCCTCCTAGTGAATTACCAAAGCGATCACTTGGTATGTTTGTGGAGCCTGACAAGAGATCAAAAATTGGACAGCGTGCTGAAAATTTTTCAGAGAGAGAGAAACAGGCACGAGCGGCAGTTATATCAAG ACGTGAAAAGGCGGAATTGGATTTACAAGTATTACGAGCATCCCAGAGTGACACAGTGTCAG AGCACAGTGAGGTGGCTAGCGGGGCGCGGTGCGACTCTGTCTCTGGCCTGGGCTCTCGGCGGTCGTTGGCCGACACAAGTGTGACAAGCACCGCCGACCTCAGTGTCTTCTCCAGCGGACGGTCCCACGCGCCCGACAACTCTCTCGACACCCACAGCATCGTCAGCGACGACGGCACAGGGTCAGATGG GTCTGGGATATGCGGCATGAGCATCCAAAGAGCGCCTTCAACCGCACACTCTACACCACGAGGTACTCCTCACCCGCCATCAGTGTCACCGATGTCCGACGATGTTGTTCGTATTCACGTCACATATAACCCTTTGTCTGCTAGCCCTTCGCATCTCCAACCCATCAGTCCTTCGAAAATGAAGAACTACAATGAAATACACCACAAACCAGTCTCCCTAGGCTTCTATACAAGCAATGGCAACAATAGATCAACGGACAATAGAATCCGAATACAAGTACCTTCAGAGGAACTACTCACACCTGTAGTGGATTCAGGAAGAATTATAAATCAACGTTACATTGAATCTCATACGGAATTGTACGATCTTAAATAA